Proteins from a single region of Hyphomicrobiales bacterium:
- a CDS encoding single-stranded DNA-binding protein — protein sequence MAGSVNKVILIGNLGRDPEIRRTQDGRPIANLRVATTETWRDKNSGERREKTEWHSVVIFNEGLCKVAENYLKKGAKVYIEGQLQTRKWQDQSGQDRYSTEVVLQGFGGTLTMLDGRAGAGGMQEGGGQAGYSSGGRDSYDDGGYGGGDGGYSSGGGGRRSGGGGSGGGGGSFEKELDDEIPF from the coding sequence ATGGCCGGCTCTGTCAACAAAGTGATCCTCATCGGGAACCTCGGTCGCGACCCCGAGATCCGCCGCACACAGGACGGCCGCCCCATCGCGAACCTGCGCGTCGCCACGACCGAGACCTGGCGCGACAAGAACTCCGGCGAACGGCGCGAGAAGACCGAGTGGCACTCGGTCGTCATCTTCAACGAAGGGCTCTGCAAGGTCGCCGAGAACTACCTCAAGAAGGGCGCCAAGGTATACATCGAGGGCCAGCTCCAGACCCGCAAATGGCAGGACCAGAGCGGCCAGGACCGTTATTCGACGGAGGTCGTTCTGCAGGGCTTCGGCGGTACGCTGACCATGCTCGACGGGCGCGCCGGCGCCGGCGGCATGCAGGAGGGAGGCGGTCAGGCCGGTTACTCCAGCGGCGGGCGCGACAGCTACGACGACGGCGGCTACGGCGGCGGCGACGGCGGCTATTCGAGCGGTGGCGGCGGTCGGCGCTCGGGGGGAGGCGGCTCGGGCGGCGGTGGCGGCAGCTTCGAGAAGGAACTCGACGACGAGATTCCGTTCTGA